The Nitrospira sp. genome includes a region encoding these proteins:
- a CDS encoding TolC family protein, with the protein MILLLLFSLMMVSAPALAEPVLDSSVMQAQSTRTAPLTIEEVLARIELTHPLLRATGLERTQARAKVLKALGAWEPKFRNELEFDRYQTYNLTNVSGAPNHLSSGYVDTFLKVGHPWGWEVFGGIRNVFGDHATLQGQVVGTRNVQSPAVAVPQDFQLFYPQQMGIVGGRLNLMRGFMVNEEFAQFQQAELAGPQAEIKVAQKRQDLYLAGAVQYWDWQVAARQADVVKRALAVAEERYRMVEGRAKAGAVAPIDAVEAREEVQRRREAAIAAQRKVEYEQYKLALFLWENGEPVTPRPEWAPEFQGETPLPSEEDVAAFKVEATEDRPEVRDLYIEAKLNNIELKLAKNALLPKLTIEGGPAIGSIYWVGGIGYRMATFFSMPLFNRAARGKVLHAEAEQERLGYKQAYTERQVQIDVDNWLSAQVRARDRVKASTEALRLAKTLEEGERARFNMGATSVLFLNLRERAVVEAAYELYRAQADYAVSRGGMLWARGALSKPLADSVLAKYGDQLHSAGLSGIKLPGRD; encoded by the coding sequence TTGATCCTTCTCTTGCTGTTCTCGTTGATGATGGTGTCAGCGCCCGCACTGGCCGAACCGGTGCTCGACTCGAGTGTCATGCAGGCTCAGTCGACTCGCACTGCTCCTTTGACCATTGAAGAGGTGCTGGCCAGGATTGAGTTGACCCATCCGCTGCTTCGAGCGACGGGGCTTGAGCGGACGCAGGCGCGCGCGAAAGTCCTGAAAGCCTTGGGTGCGTGGGAGCCGAAGTTTCGAAACGAACTAGAATTCGACCGGTATCAAACATACAACCTGACGAACGTCAGTGGCGCGCCGAATCACTTAAGCTCTGGCTATGTGGATACCTTCCTCAAGGTAGGGCACCCTTGGGGGTGGGAGGTCTTCGGCGGTATCCGTAACGTCTTTGGGGATCATGCGACGCTCCAAGGGCAGGTTGTAGGTACACGTAATGTACAGAGCCCCGCAGTGGCGGTCCCTCAAGACTTTCAACTGTTCTACCCGCAGCAAATGGGCATCGTGGGCGGTAGGCTGAATCTCATGCGGGGATTCATGGTGAACGAAGAGTTCGCCCAATTTCAACAGGCGGAACTCGCGGGGCCGCAAGCGGAGATCAAGGTGGCCCAGAAGCGGCAAGATCTGTATCTCGCCGGGGCGGTTCAATACTGGGATTGGCAGGTTGCTGCCAGACAAGCCGATGTCGTCAAACGGGCACTGGCCGTCGCGGAAGAGCGGTATCGCATGGTTGAAGGCAGAGCCAAGGCTGGGGCAGTTGCTCCGATCGACGCGGTCGAAGCCCGAGAAGAAGTTCAGCGGCGTCGAGAGGCCGCGATTGCAGCACAGCGCAAGGTGGAATATGAACAATATAAGCTGGCGCTCTTTCTCTGGGAAAACGGCGAGCCAGTGACGCCGCGACCGGAATGGGCTCCGGAATTTCAGGGTGAAACGCCGTTGCCGAGTGAAGAGGATGTGGCGGCCTTCAAAGTGGAAGCGACAGAGGATCGGCCGGAAGTACGCGATCTCTACATCGAAGCCAAATTGAACAATATCGAACTCAAACTGGCGAAGAATGCGTTGCTTCCAAAGCTCACGATTGAGGGGGGGCCGGCAATCGGGTCGATCTATTGGGTCGGAGGGATCGGCTACAGGATGGCGACTTTCTTCAGTATGCCGTTGTTCAATCGGGCCGCCCGCGGGAAGGTGCTTCACGCAGAGGCAGAGCAGGAACGACTGGGCTATAAACAGGCCTACACAGAGCGTCAAGTTCAGATCGATGTGGATAATTGGCTCTCGGCCCAGGTACGTGCTCGAGACCGTGTGAAGGCTTCGACAGAGGCTCTGCGCCTGGCCAAGACCTTGGAGGAGGGCGAACGGGCTCGGTTTAATATGGGAGCAACGAGCGTGCTCTTTCTTAACCTCCGAGAGCGTGCGGTGGTCGAGGCAGCCTATGAACTCTACCGTGCCCAGGCCGATTATGCCGTGTCTCGTGGAGGGATGTTATGGGCGAGAGGAGCCTTGTCGAAGCCCTTGGCCGACAGTGTGCTTGCCAAATATGGTGACCAACTACATTCCGCAGGGTTATCCGGAATAAAACTCCCAGGACGCGATTAA
- a CDS encoding TolC family protein, with translation MAALLFLILILIPVVTLAEPVHDSSALKAQSSRTEPLTISEVLARIELTHPLLRATGVERIEARAKILKALGAWEPKFKNRTEADRYQSWNFLAFVNTTTGGYNDSTIEMGHPWGFTIEGGIRNGFGDRTNQGAHALLANDGLLFWHNQQLILGGSAHLLRGLMMNEEYADFQKAELAGPQAEIAVAHERQDLYLAGAVQYWDWQVAAKQAEIVKRTLAVAEERFTQIEGRVKRGLASPLDVIEANKEVQVRREAAIAAQRKVEYEQYKLSLFLWENGEPVTPRSEWAPEFQGETPLPTAEQIAVNKVEAKETRPEVRELYIEAQLNNIDIKLAKNYLLPKFDFRGGQMEAGSDWNVGIGYRTESWFAMPVFQREGRGKVLYAEADQQQLALKQLYTEQQVSIDVDNWLSAQVRARDRVKAATEALRLAKTLEEGERTRFNMGATTVLFVNLRERNVVEQAYQLYRAQADYAVARGGMLYATGALSKPWPESELAKYGNPLTAAGLNGFKRPGRD, from the coding sequence ATGGCCGCTCTCCTATTCCTGATTCTGATCCTGATTCCGGTGGTGACGCTCGCTGAGCCGGTGCACGATTCCAGCGCGTTGAAGGCGCAGTCCTCCCGCACCGAGCCCCTGACCATCAGTGAAGTGCTCGCCAGGATTGAATTAACTCATCCGCTGCTTCGGGCAACCGGGGTTGAACGGATTGAGGCCCGGGCGAAGATCCTGAAGGCGCTTGGGGCCTGGGAGCCAAAGTTCAAGAACAGGACCGAAGCCGACCGGTATCAGTCATGGAACTTCCTCGCCTTCGTGAATACGACGACGGGGGGATATAACGACAGCACGATCGAGATGGGGCATCCCTGGGGCTTCACGATTGAAGGTGGGATTCGCAACGGATTTGGGGATCGCACCAACCAAGGTGCCCACGCCCTTCTCGCGAATGATGGACTGCTCTTCTGGCATAACCAGCAACTGATCTTGGGTGGGTCGGCCCACCTGCTACGCGGTCTCATGATGAACGAAGAGTACGCCGACTTTCAGAAGGCCGAACTCGCGGGGCCGCAAGCGGAAATTGCGGTGGCACATGAACGGCAAGACCTCTACCTGGCTGGCGCTGTGCAGTACTGGGATTGGCAGGTTGCCGCGAAACAGGCCGAGATTGTGAAGCGCACTCTGGCTGTGGCCGAAGAGCGGTTCACGCAGATTGAGGGACGGGTGAAGCGTGGTCTGGCCTCGCCGCTCGATGTCATTGAGGCTAATAAAGAGGTTCAGGTTCGGCGAGAGGCCGCCATTGCCGCGCAGCGGAAGGTGGAGTATGAGCAATACAAATTATCCCTCTTTCTCTGGGAGAACGGTGAGCCGGTGACGCCGCGATCGGAATGGGCGCCGGAATTCCAGGGCGAAACACCGTTGCCAACTGCGGAGCAAATTGCCGTCAATAAAGTAGAGGCGAAAGAAACGCGGCCAGAAGTGCGGGAGCTTTACATCGAAGCTCAGCTGAATAATATCGACATCAAGCTCGCCAAAAACTACCTGCTCCCCAAGTTCGATTTTCGGGGGGGGCAAATGGAAGCCGGTTCAGACTGGAACGTGGGAATCGGGTATCGGACGGAATCGTGGTTTGCAATGCCAGTGTTCCAGCGAGAAGGGCGCGGGAAGGTCTTGTACGCGGAAGCAGACCAGCAACAATTGGCTTTGAAACAGCTGTATACCGAGCAACAAGTGAGCATCGACGTGGATAACTGGCTCTCGGCTCAAGTGCGGGCCCGAGACCGGGTAAAGGCGGCAACGGAAGCGCTCCGACTCGCGAAGACGCTGGAGGAGGGGGAACGGACCCGATTCAACATGGGTGCAACCACCGTCCTTTTTGTGAACCTTCGTGAGCGTAATGTGGTGGAGCAGGCGTACCAACTGTATCGGGCGCAGGCCGACTACGCCGTGGCACGAGGCGGAATGTTGTATGCCACGGGCGCCTTGTCGAAGCCGTGGCCTGAGAGTGAGTTGGCCAAGTACGGGAATCCTCTAACGGCAGCGGGCCTGAACGGCTTCAAACGACCGGGACGCGATTAA
- a CDS encoding TolC family protein, producing the protein MVALLLVVLIMLPVTTMAEPVIDSSGMQAQSTRTAPLTIGEVLARIELTHPLLQAMGAERTKARAKILKALGAWEPQIKNYTQTERYNTWNLTTAFDIPSQHTAGYADSTIQVGHPWGFTVEGGLRSGFGDRGNNNRIAYPPDLLATYHTQHFYYGGSFHLLRGLMVNEENAEFQKAELAGPKAEIKVAQKRQDLYLAGAVQYWDWQVAVKQAEVVKRALAVAEERLVQVEGLAKGGRVAPLDVVEASQEVQRRKQAAIVAQRKVEYEQYKLSLYLWENGEPVTPRPEWAPEFQGETPLPTNEEVAGYKVEAKESRPEVRDLYMEAKINNIDIKLAKNKLLPTLDLEGGPTKGVSDWIVGIGYRVGLHSEMPLFQREARGKVMAAEVAQQQLALKQLYTEQQVSFDVDNWLSAQVRARDRVAASTEALRLAKTLEEGERTRFNMGATTVLFVNLRERHVVESAYQLYRAQADYAVARGGMLYARGVLGKPWATESLAQYGNPQTAVGLNGYKQPGRD; encoded by the coding sequence ATGGTCGCTCTGTTGTTGGTTGTGTTGATTATGCTGCCGGTGACGACGATGGCCGAACCGGTGATCGACTCGAGTGGCATGCAGGCGCAGTCGACGCGCACCGCTCCCCTGACCATCGGAGAAGTGTTGGCTCGTATCGAGTTGACGCATCCGCTGCTTCAAGCCATGGGCGCTGAGCGAACGAAGGCCCGGGCGAAAATCCTGAAGGCGCTGGGGGCCTGGGAGCCACAGATCAAGAACTATACACAGACCGAACGGTATAATACGTGGAATCTCACGACGGCGTTCGATATCCCGAGTCAACATACGGCGGGGTATGCCGACAGCACGATCCAGGTCGGGCATCCCTGGGGTTTCACAGTCGAAGGCGGGCTCCGCAGCGGTTTCGGGGATCGCGGCAATAACAACCGTATCGCCTATCCTCCTGATCTCCTGGCTACTTATCATACCCAGCATTTCTACTACGGTGGGTCGTTTCACCTGCTGCGCGGGCTTATGGTCAACGAAGAAAACGCCGAGTTCCAGAAAGCCGAGCTCGCGGGACCGAAAGCGGAGATCAAGGTGGCGCAGAAGCGACAAGATCTCTATCTGGCTGGCGCCGTGCAGTACTGGGATTGGCAGGTCGCCGTGAAGCAAGCCGAGGTGGTGAAGCGAGCCTTGGCCGTTGCCGAAGAGCGCTTAGTTCAGGTTGAAGGATTGGCCAAGGGCGGGCGGGTCGCGCCACTCGATGTTGTCGAGGCAAGCCAAGAGGTGCAGCGGCGGAAACAAGCGGCGATCGTTGCGCAGCGGAAGGTGGAGTATGAGCAATATAAGCTCTCCCTCTATCTCTGGGAGAACGGCGAGCCAGTGACGCCGCGACCAGAATGGGCGCCGGAATTCCAGGGTGAAACACCGCTTCCGACCAACGAGGAAGTTGCGGGCTACAAGGTAGAGGCTAAAGAATCACGTCCGGAGGTGCGCGACCTCTACATGGAAGCCAAGATCAACAATATCGATATCAAGCTGGCGAAGAACAAACTGCTTCCGACGTTGGATCTTGAGGGCGGGCCCACTAAGGGCGTCTCGGACTGGATTGTGGGAATCGGTTACCGGGTCGGTCTGCACTCCGAGATGCCGCTGTTTCAGCGGGAAGCCCGTGGAAAGGTCATGGCTGCGGAGGTGGCCCAGCAGCAACTGGCCTTGAAGCAGCTGTACACCGAGCAACAAGTCAGCTTCGACGTGGACAACTGGCTTTCGGCTCAAGTGCGCGCCAGGGACCGAGTGGCGGCGTCAACGGAGGCCCTGCGGTTGGCCAAGACGTTGGAAGAAGGTGAGCGCACGAGATTTAACATGGGGGCGACCACGGTGCTCTTCGTGAACCTCCGTGAGCGCCATGTGGTGGAATCAGCGTACCAGCTGTATCGGGCGCAGGCTGACTACGCTGTAGCGCGTGGTGGCATGCTGTATGCCAGGGGTGTCCTGGGCAAGCCGTGGGCGACAGAGTCCTTGGCGCAGTATGGAAATCCACAGACAGCGGTGGGCCTGAACGGGTACAAACAACCGGGCCGCGATTAG
- the nhaR gene encoding transcriptional activator NhaR, with amino-acid sequence MEWLNYHHLLYFWSVAKHGTVTKASEELRLAQPTLSGQIHLLENTFGEKLFIRTGRRLVLTEMGQLVFKYAEDIFATGQELLNTVKGKTDGQPARLVVGIADAVPKPLATQLLKSAIRMYRPTRLICQEDKLRQLLTDLSAHRSDLVIADTPAPPGVKEHTYNHPLGESGVTLFATATLAAQHRRDFPHSLRNAPLLLPTSTAVLRRLMDQWMVNHGIHPNVVGEFDDSATLKAFGQDGHGIFPGATVIEKEICRQYQVQVVGRLDGLIQHFYAITVERRLKHPAVLALVRTARRELLS; translated from the coding sequence ATGGAGTGGTTGAACTACCATCATCTCCTGTATTTCTGGTCCGTCGCTAAACATGGAACCGTGACCAAAGCCTCCGAAGAACTTCGCTTGGCGCAGCCCACCCTCAGCGGCCAGATTCATCTCTTAGAAAATACCTTTGGAGAAAAGCTATTCATTCGAACAGGCCGACGCCTTGTGCTGACGGAGATGGGCCAGCTCGTGTTCAAGTACGCCGAGGACATCTTCGCGACCGGGCAAGAACTCCTCAATACCGTCAAAGGAAAAACCGACGGACAGCCAGCACGTCTGGTGGTGGGAATTGCAGATGCCGTGCCCAAACCATTGGCGACCCAGCTCCTCAAGTCAGCCATAAGGATGTATCGGCCGACGCGCCTGATCTGCCAGGAAGATAAACTGCGCCAACTGCTGACTGATCTGTCTGCTCATCGGTCGGACTTGGTGATCGCCGACACTCCCGCCCCCCCAGGCGTGAAAGAACATACGTACAACCACCCCTTGGGCGAATCGGGGGTCACTCTGTTTGCGACAGCGACGCTGGCGGCCCAGCATCGGCGGGACTTTCCCCATTCACTCCGTAACGCGCCGCTCCTCCTGCCCACGTCCACCGCCGTGCTTCGTCGATTGATGGACCAATGGATGGTGAACCATGGCATCCATCCCAACGTGGTCGGCGAATTCGATGACAGTGCGACCCTCAAAGCCTTCGGTCAGGATGGCCATGGAATCTTCCCTGGCGCCACCGTCATCGAGAAAGAGATCTGTCGCCAATACCAGGTGCAAGTGGTGGGACGGTTAGATGGACTCATCCAACACTTCTATGCAATCACCGTCGAACGACGGCTGAAACATCCGGCCGTCCTTGCGCTTGTTCGCACAGCTCGGCGCGAATTGCTCAGTTAG
- a CDS encoding pseudouridine synthase, with protein MRINKFFTEQGICSRREADRLVESGVITINGRVATLGDQVEPSDVIAREGHILPWGKAPLYIKYHKPVGVTTTSESHVPRNIIAEIGHPERIFPIGRLDKDSSGLILLTNDGNIVNEILRTEFGHEREYLVRVDHPFDQAFLDHMEKGVVILGNRTKPCRMSRVGRDRFHIVLTEGRNRQIRRMCQTLGYRVIMLHRTRIMHITVNGLSSGEWKELTSQERGHLLKAVGRREF; from the coding sequence ATCCGCATCAATAAGTTTTTCACTGAACAGGGGATCTGCTCTCGGCGTGAAGCCGACCGATTGGTCGAGTCCGGAGTGATCACGATCAACGGCCGTGTGGCCACGCTTGGGGATCAGGTCGAGCCATCCGACGTCATCGCCCGTGAAGGCCACATCCTCCCCTGGGGGAAAGCCCCCCTCTATATCAAGTACCATAAACCGGTCGGTGTCACGACCACGAGCGAATCGCATGTCCCACGAAATATCATTGCTGAGATTGGACATCCTGAACGGATTTTTCCGATCGGGCGGCTCGATAAGGATTCGTCCGGACTCATCTTACTGACGAACGACGGCAATATCGTGAATGAGATCCTCCGTACCGAATTCGGACACGAGCGGGAGTACCTCGTTCGAGTGGATCATCCGTTCGATCAGGCCTTTCTGGATCATATGGAGAAGGGTGTCGTTATTCTCGGCAACCGAACGAAGCCTTGTCGAATGAGTCGAGTCGGGCGGGATCGGTTCCACATTGTCTTGACCGAGGGGCGGAATCGACAGATCCGGAGGATGTGTCAAACGCTCGGCTATCGGGTGATCATGCTGCATCGAACCAGGATCATGCACATCACGGTCAACGGACTGAGCAGCGGCGAGTGGAAAGAGCTCACGAGTCAGGAACGAGGGCACCTACTGAAAGCCGTTGGGCGTCGTGAGTTCTGA
- the speB gene encoding agmatinase, whose protein sequence is MTLPAGWEGPDQNFLGIDEPWCHPDQAGVYVLPAPYEHTSSYIRGSDRGPSAILEASGQVEFYDEQLRCEPYREWGGVATASPLELNGKVNLDAVDAIEAFVSRHVGSGRFLVTLTGEHTGALGAIRAHAKRYSQLTVVQIDAHGDLREAYQGNPFSHASVMARVVGDGLPLVQVGIRSISPEEIVRIDTTDCIKTFFAATLLDPSGPYEGKAVKWIPDIIAACRTPVYLTFDCDGLDASIIPALGTPEPGGLGWYDTLNLITALANGPGIVGMDISEIAPIEGFVAPQFSIARLIYRILGRIRAGRRVH, encoded by the coding sequence ATGACACTTCCTGCTGGCTGGGAAGGTCCAGACCAGAATTTCCTGGGAATAGACGAACCCTGGTGCCATCCGGACCAGGCTGGCGTCTATGTTTTGCCGGCCCCCTATGAGCATACCTCGAGTTACATTCGTGGCTCGGATCGGGGCCCGTCAGCCATCCTTGAAGCCTCCGGGCAGGTGGAATTCTACGACGAACAGCTGCGGTGCGAGCCCTATCGAGAATGGGGCGGGGTGGCCACAGCTTCCCCCTTGGAACTGAACGGGAAGGTTAACCTGGATGCCGTCGACGCCATTGAAGCGTTCGTGTCACGGCACGTCGGATCCGGACGGTTTTTAGTCACACTGACGGGGGAACACACCGGTGCGTTGGGTGCGATTCGTGCCCATGCCAAACGCTACTCGCAGCTGACGGTTGTTCAAATTGATGCCCATGGCGATCTGCGCGAGGCCTATCAAGGCAATCCGTTCAGCCATGCCAGCGTGATGGCACGGGTCGTGGGTGATGGATTACCGCTTGTGCAGGTGGGGATCCGGTCGATCAGCCCTGAGGAGATTGTACGGATCGACACAACGGACTGCATCAAGACGTTCTTTGCCGCGACGCTCCTCGATCCATCCGGTCCGTACGAAGGGAAGGCGGTGAAATGGATTCCTGACATCATCGCGGCCTGCCGAACGCCGGTGTATCTGACCTTCGATTGCGATGGGCTGGATGCGTCGATTATTCCGGCCTTGGGGACTCCAGAGCCTGGGGGGCTTGGCTGGTACGACACCCTCAATCTCATCACGGCTCTTGCCAACGGACCAGGTATCGTGGGAATGGATATCAGCGAGATCGCCCCCATTGAAGGATTTGTCGCCCCACAATTTTCCATTGCGCGGTTGATCTATCGCATACTCGGTCGCATCAGGGCCGGTCGTCGCGTCCATTAA
- a CDS encoding arginine decarboxylase, pyruvoyl-dependent gives MVPTHMFLTRGVGVHKEKLASFEEALRSAGVAYCNLVSVSSILPPHCKIIPRKRGEQLLKPGEITFCVMARSETNERNQLVSASVGLAKPTDRGTYGYLSEHHAHGETDEETGEYTEDLAAQMLATTLGVEFDPNVAWKEREQVFKMGGKIVQTLNITQSAVGKKGKWTTVIALAVFIPPENVPSRPRR, from the coding sequence ATGGTACCTACGCATATGTTTCTCACGAGAGGGGTGGGAGTCCACAAGGAAAAACTGGCCTCCTTCGAAGAGGCGTTGCGCAGCGCCGGTGTGGCGTACTGCAACCTAGTCAGCGTGTCCTCCATCCTTCCGCCGCACTGTAAGATCATCCCCCGGAAGCGCGGTGAACAGCTGCTGAAGCCCGGTGAAATCACGTTTTGCGTCATGGCCCGTTCCGAAACCAATGAACGGAACCAGCTCGTGTCGGCATCCGTGGGGCTTGCCAAGCCGACTGATCGAGGGACCTACGGGTATCTCTCCGAGCACCATGCCCATGGCGAGACGGATGAAGAGACGGGCGAGTACACGGAAGACTTGGCGGCGCAGATGCTGGCGACGACGTTAGGCGTTGAGTTCGACCCCAATGTTGCCTGGAAAGAGCGGGAACAGGTATTCAAGATGGGCGGAAAGATCGTGCAGACGCTGAATATCACTCAGTCGGCCGTTGGGAAGAAGGGCAAGTGGACGACCGTCATTGCGTTGGCAGTATTTATCCCACCGGAAAACGTACCCTCTCGTCCTCGCCGATAG
- a CDS encoding aldehyde dehydrogenase family protein has translation MQESRPFLVHGQWKQSAVATPVVDPFTGKFVAQVAQATESDVEDAILSTSSSATVMGQLPGHTRYNILQQIAALLYRRRDECAQTITAEAGKPITDAKREVSRAIQTFTVAAEESRRIAGEVVPLDWTPGFDTHLGVLRRFPIGPILGITPFNFPLNLVAHKVAPALAAGNPILIKPAPQTPLTALLLGEIALEAGVPPGGLNVVPCENALAERMVVDPRFKLLSFTGSVSVGWMLKAKCGKKKVTLELGGNAGVVIEPDADLDLAAQRCAAGGFGYAGQTCISVQRVFVHQTVVDAFTTKLLMHVARLKLGDPADESTTIGPLIDQTAAQRVESWIGEAVADGARVLLGGKRKGSLVEATVLGNVRPEMKVSCREVFGPVVTVTPYWQLSEAVAMLNQSDFGLQAGLFTQDINKIFYAFRHLEVGAVLANEIPTFRADHMPYGGVKDSGLGREGVRAAIEDMTEPRMLVMNLKEPSNPSEKSV, from the coding sequence GTGCAGGAATCCCGTCCATTTCTAGTCCATGGCCAGTGGAAGCAGAGTGCGGTTGCGACTCCGGTCGTCGATCCGTTCACCGGGAAATTCGTGGCTCAGGTCGCTCAAGCCACCGAGTCTGATGTCGAAGACGCCATCCTATCGACGTCGAGCTCAGCGACGGTAATGGGGCAGCTGCCTGGACATACTCGGTACAACATCCTCCAACAGATTGCGGCGTTGCTCTACCGACGGCGAGACGAGTGTGCGCAGACCATCACGGCCGAGGCGGGGAAGCCGATCACTGATGCCAAGCGGGAAGTCAGTCGAGCCATCCAAACCTTTACCGTGGCGGCCGAGGAGTCACGTCGGATTGCAGGTGAGGTGGTACCGCTCGATTGGACACCCGGCTTTGACACTCATCTCGGGGTCCTTCGCCGATTCCCGATCGGTCCGATTCTTGGCATCACCCCTTTCAACTTTCCGCTGAATCTGGTGGCTCACAAGGTGGCGCCGGCGCTTGCGGCGGGGAATCCGATTCTGATTAAGCCGGCCCCGCAAACGCCGTTGACGGCGCTGCTGCTCGGCGAGATTGCGCTCGAAGCGGGTGTCCCTCCAGGTGGTTTGAATGTCGTGCCCTGCGAGAATGCCCTTGCCGAACGGATGGTGGTCGATCCTCGATTTAAGCTGCTGAGTTTCACCGGCAGTGTGTCGGTGGGATGGATGTTGAAGGCCAAATGTGGAAAGAAAAAAGTCACGCTCGAGCTTGGTGGCAATGCGGGCGTGGTGATCGAGCCGGATGCCGATCTTGACCTGGCGGCGCAGCGCTGTGCCGCAGGCGGGTTCGGATATGCCGGCCAGACCTGTATTTCGGTACAGCGGGTCTTCGTGCACCAGACGGTCGTCGATGCATTTACGACAAAACTCCTCATGCACGTGGCTCGGCTTAAACTAGGCGATCCCGCCGATGAGTCGACGACCATCGGTCCTCTCATCGATCAAACGGCTGCTCAACGGGTGGAGAGCTGGATTGGCGAAGCGGTGGCGGACGGGGCACGCGTGCTTTTGGGTGGGAAACGGAAGGGGTCGTTGGTGGAAGCCACGGTGTTGGGGAATGTGAGGCCTGAGATGAAAGTCTCATGTCGAGAGGTATTTGGACCGGTCGTGACAGTGACACCCTATTGGCAGCTCAGCGAAGCCGTGGCGATGCTCAATCAGTCCGATTTTGGGTTACAGGCCGGTCTTTTTACCCAGGACATCAATAAGATCTTTTATGCCTTTCGGCATCTTGAAGTGGGAGCCGTCTTGGCGAATGAAATTCCGACGTTCCGGGCGGATCATATGCCGTACGGCGGCGTGAAGGATTCGGGGTTGGGGCGCGAAGGTGTCCGCGCTGCAATCGAAGACATGACCGAACCTCGGATGCTTGTCATGAACCTCAAGGAGCCATCCAATCCATCCGAAAAAAGTGTCTAG
- a CDS encoding thioredoxin domain-containing protein — translation MKRMTDQWACRVVIVGVLLWSAPVSAGDSSETDIRVRGQANAPVTLIEYSDFTCGFCLKFFKRTWPRIQERYVDTGKVRFMYRDFPRGDQGAGLDAATAARCAGAQGQYWGMHDRLFSEGGQLDKQVYRRHAATLRLDQAVFERCMSDGRYTKAIFEDRQEANQWGFHGTPGFILVRTATEPTEKEPAVAIPGAFPFEMFAEEIDRLLASGTK, via the coding sequence ATGAAGCGTATGACTGATCAATGGGCCTGTCGAGTCGTCATAGTTGGCGTTCTCTTGTGGTCTGCTCCGGTGTCCGCAGGAGATTCCAGCGAGACCGATATCCGGGTGAGGGGGCAAGCCAATGCCCCAGTCACGTTGATTGAGTACTCGGATTTTACCTGCGGGTTTTGCTTGAAGTTCTTCAAGCGGACATGGCCACGCATTCAGGAGCGCTACGTCGATACCGGGAAGGTACGATTCATGTACAGAGATTTCCCGAGGGGCGATCAAGGGGCGGGACTCGATGCGGCGACGGCGGCACGATGTGCTGGTGCGCAAGGCCAGTATTGGGGGATGCATGACCGATTGTTTTCCGAAGGGGGACAGCTGGACAAGCAAGTGTATCGGCGCCATGCGGCGACGTTGAGGCTAGATCAAGCAGTTTTTGAGCGGTGTATGAGCGATGGGCGGTATACAAAGGCGATTTTCGAGGATCGCCAGGAAGCCAATCAGTGGGGGTTTCATGGAACCCCCGGGTTCATCCTTGTTCGGACCGCGACGGAGCCGACGGAAAAGGAACCGGCCGTGGCCATTCCGGGCGCGTTTCCGTTTGAGATGTTCGCGGAAGAGATCGATCGGTTGTTAGCAAGCGGCACAAAGTAG